A stretch of the Ignavibacteriota bacterium genome encodes the following:
- a CDS encoding dihydrofolate reductase family protein, giving the protein MARLVFGMNQSLDGYVDHEAFAPGPALFRHFVVEAQRQAGSVYGRRMYEIMRYWDEDHLEWNEDEQAFAAAWRRQPKWVVSRTSTSVGPNATLLGDDLARTIRVLKAEHDGEIEVAGPHLARSLTDLGLIDEYRIYLHPVVLGHGTPYFAGPRPPLRLIAHEHIADDVIRLTYVPAAAAMETR; this is encoded by the coding sequence ATGGCCAGACTTGTTTTTGGTATGAACCAGTCGCTTGATGGGTATGTGGACCATGAGGCCTTTGCGCCTGGTCCCGCGCTCTTCCGTCATTTTGTTGTGGAAGCCCAGCGGCAGGCGGGCAGTGTGTACGGCCGCCGGATGTACGAAATCATGCGCTACTGGGACGAGGATCATCTCGAGTGGAACGAGGATGAGCAGGCCTTCGCGGCGGCATGGCGGAGGCAGCCGAAATGGGTCGTTTCGCGAACGTCGACGTCGGTTGGTCCCAACGCCACGCTGCTTGGTGACGATCTTGCGCGCACAATCCGCGTGTTGAAGGCCGAACACGACGGTGAGATCGAAGTTGCCGGTCCGCACCTGGCGCGCAGTCTCACCGATCTGGGCCTGATCGACGAGTACAGAATCTACCTGCATCCCGTCGTGCTGGGTCACGGCACACCCTATTTCGCCGGCCCCCGCCCGCCGCTCCGCCTCATCGCGCACGAACACATCGCCGACGATGTGATACGTTTGACCTACGTCCCCGCGGCGGCTGCGATGGAAACACGCTGA